A DNA window from Paraburkholderia sp. IMGN_8 contains the following coding sequences:
- a CDS encoding DUF3300 domain-containing protein, with protein MQQTSDVWFEGDPQPICVDRALRGGKMKSTMFRILAGMLASLILGASSGVHGESEVQPAPQAAAPLTAEQLDQTLAPIALYPDPLVAQILMAATYPLEVVEADRWVQQPGNAALQGGQLTDALEQQPWDPSVKSLVPFPQVLKMLDDNLEWTERIGDAFLASQPAVMDSIQRLRQRAQAAGTLQSIPEEAVNQVGQDITIQPASADTVYVPVYNPTVAYGAWPYPAYPPYYFPNNFYNAVPGPFGFGWVSVAVVVPLWGWEHCDWHRHHIDLDRDRFADLDRHHRPSGVEWTHDPWHRHGVPYRDPVVQSRFASNAASPDARPASRGNPAALAVPSSRTVPAVAGMRGSAYPQAAPVPAPQGPHAQMPQVLTTPRAQVPESPQGPHAQTPRVWTAPRAEVTPAPQVPHAQMPQVWTAPRAQVPQPPQVPHAQTPQVWTAPRAQVPQPPQVPHVQAPQVLRAPPAQMPRPTAVVVPHVAPGFVPSGRGLGMQAPAMPGRVSGIQAPVFRPAGGVARPAMSDGARTH; from the coding sequence GTGCAACAGACCAGCGATGTCTGGTTCGAGGGCGATCCGCAGCCGATCTGCGTGGATCGCGCCTTGCGAGGAGGGAAGATGAAGTCGACCATGTTCCGGATTCTCGCCGGGATGCTGGCAAGCCTGATCCTCGGAGCATCATCGGGAGTGCATGGTGAGAGCGAGGTCCAGCCGGCGCCGCAGGCCGCCGCGCCGTTGACGGCAGAGCAGCTCGATCAAACGCTCGCGCCGATCGCGCTCTATCCTGATCCGCTGGTCGCCCAGATCCTGATGGCGGCGACCTATCCGCTGGAAGTCGTCGAAGCCGATCGCTGGGTTCAGCAGCCGGGCAACGCGGCGCTTCAGGGCGGGCAGTTGACTGACGCGCTCGAGCAGCAGCCCTGGGATCCGAGTGTGAAGTCGCTCGTGCCGTTTCCACAGGTGCTGAAGATGCTCGATGACAACCTCGAGTGGACCGAGCGCATTGGCGACGCCTTTCTGGCCAGCCAGCCGGCGGTCATGGATTCGATCCAGCGCCTTCGCCAGCGTGCGCAGGCGGCAGGCACGCTGCAGTCGATACCGGAGGAGGCGGTCAACCAGGTCGGGCAGGACATCACGATTCAGCCCGCCAGCGCGGACACCGTCTACGTTCCGGTCTACAACCCGACGGTCGCCTATGGCGCCTGGCCTTATCCCGCTTATCCACCCTACTATTTCCCAAATAACTTCTACAACGCGGTGCCCGGTCCGTTCGGCTTTGGCTGGGTGAGCGTAGCCGTAGTCGTTCCGCTGTGGGGTTGGGAGCATTGTGACTGGCATCGGCACCACATCGACCTCGACCGCGACCGCTTCGCCGACCTGGACCGCCACCATCGGCCGTCGGGAGTCGAGTGGACGCACGATCCGTGGCATCGGCACGGCGTTCCGTACCGCGACCCGGTCGTGCAGAGCCGGTTTGCGTCGAACGCCGCGTCGCCGGATGCGCGCCCGGCCTCGCGCGGAAATCCGGCAGCGTTGGCCGTTCCTTCATCGCGCACCGTGCCGGCCGTCGCGGGGATGCGGGGGAGCGCTTATCCGCAGGCGGCTCCGGTGCCGGCGCCGCAGGGTCCTCATGCGCAGATGCCTCAGGTATTGACGACGCCCCGCGCACAGGTGCCCGAGTCACCGCAGGGTCCTCATGCGCAGACGCCTCGGGTGTGGACAGCGCCCCGCGCAGAGGTGACGCCGGCGCCACAGGTTCCTCACGCGCAGATGCCTCAGGTATGGACGGCGCCCCGCGCACAGGTACCTCAGCCACCGCAGGTGCCTCACGCGCAGACGCCTCAGGTATGGACGGCGCCCCGCGCACAGGTACCTCAGCCACCGCAGGTGCCCCACGTACAGGCGCCTCAAGTACTGCGGGCGCCTCCAGCGCAGATGCCGCGGCCAACCGCTGTGGTGGTGCCGCACGTCGCGCCAGGCTTCGTACCGTCCGGTCGCGGCCTTGGCATGCAGGCGCCAGCCATGCCCGGACGCGTCAGCGGCATACAAGCGCCCGTATTCCGTCCTGCAGGCGGGGTGGCGCGGCCGGCGATGTCGGACGGCGCCAGGACACACTGA
- the katG gene encoding catalase/peroxidase HPI: MRNEDWWPNQLDLSVLHTHSHLSCPLEEEFDYAEQFRSLDVEALKQDLIKLMTTSQDWWPADYGHYGPLFIRMSWHAAGTYRIADGRGGGGEGQQRFAPLNSWPDNANLDKARRLLWPIKQKYGQKISWADLLILAGNVAYESMGFKTFGFGFGRPDVWEPEDIFWGPEDTWLGDERYSGDRELAKPLANVQMGLIYVNPEGPGGNPDPLAAAKDIRDTFGRMAMNDEETVALIVGGHTVGKTHGAAPAVGNVGPEPEGASIEEQGLGWKNKFGSGKGSDAITSGLEGVWTNNPTKWDNGFLENLFKYEWELTTSPAGAKQWTPKNPEANDTVPDAHEASKRHAPTMLTTDLSLRMDPIYGPIAKRFYDNPDQLEDAFAKAWFKLLHRDMGPRSRYLGPWVPEAQLWQDPIPPVDHELVSEQDIVALKRTVLDSGLSVPELVSTAWGAAASFRGTDKRGGANGARIRLAPQKDWESNEPPRLAKVLTALERIQKDFNGSQSGGKKVSLADLIVLGGCAAVEEAAGKAGYKISVPFAPGRTDASQEQTDESIFDVLEPIGDGFRNYFRAEDPVSPETRLLDRANLLKLTAPQMTVLVGGMRMLGANHGQSKHGVFTDKPGTLSNDFFVNLLDIGTAWRPSVSDKNVYEGNDRTTGKTRWTATAADLVFGAHSQLRALAEVYACDDGKERFVRDFVAAWNKVMNLDRYDLLGRGNGRRAVAAAL, translated from the coding sequence ATGAGGAACGAGGATTGGTGGCCGAATCAGCTGGATCTTTCGGTGCTTCACACGCACTCGCACCTGTCCTGCCCGTTGGAAGAGGAGTTCGACTATGCCGAACAGTTCAGGAGTCTTGATGTCGAGGCGCTGAAGCAGGACCTCATCAAGCTCATGACCACATCCCAGGATTGGTGGCCGGCCGACTACGGCCACTACGGGCCCTTGTTCATCCGCATGTCCTGGCATGCCGCCGGCACGTATCGCATCGCCGATGGTCGCGGCGGCGGCGGCGAGGGCCAGCAGCGGTTTGCGCCGCTGAACAGTTGGCCGGACAACGCCAATCTCGACAAGGCGCGCCGGCTGCTCTGGCCCATCAAGCAGAAGTACGGCCAGAAGATTTCTTGGGCCGATCTGCTGATCTTGGCCGGCAATGTGGCTTATGAATCGATGGGCTTCAAGACCTTCGGCTTCGGTTTTGGCCGGCCCGACGTCTGGGAGCCCGAAGACATTTTTTGGGGTCCGGAGGACACGTGGCTGGGGGACGAGCGCTACAGCGGCGACCGGGAACTCGCCAAGCCGCTCGCCAACGTGCAGATGGGCCTGATCTACGTCAATCCCGAGGGACCGGGGGGCAACCCCGATCCGCTCGCTGCGGCCAAGGACATCCGCGATACTTTTGGCCGCATGGCTATGAACGACGAAGAAACCGTTGCGCTCATCGTGGGCGGCCACACGGTCGGCAAGACGCATGGTGCTGCGCCGGCGGTAGGGAATGTCGGCCCGGAACCAGAGGGCGCCTCGATCGAGGAGCAAGGCCTAGGCTGGAAGAACAAGTTCGGCAGCGGCAAGGGTTCCGATGCGATTACCAGCGGGCTTGAAGGCGTATGGACCAACAATCCGACCAAATGGGACAACGGGTTTCTGGAGAACCTGTTCAAGTACGAGTGGGAGCTGACGACGAGCCCTGCGGGCGCGAAGCAGTGGACGCCCAAGAATCCCGAGGCGAACGACACTGTGCCCGATGCACACGAGGCGTCCAAGCGGCACGCGCCGACGATGCTGACGACAGACCTGTCGCTGCGAATGGATCCGATTTACGGGCCGATTGCGAAGCGCTTCTACGACAACCCAGACCAGCTTGAGGACGCGTTTGCCAAAGCCTGGTTCAAGTTGCTTCACCGCGACATGGGTCCCCGCTCACGCTATTTGGGCCCCTGGGTCCCGGAGGCGCAGCTTTGGCAAGACCCGATACCACCCGTCGATCATGAGCTGGTCAGCGAACAGGATATCGTCGCCCTCAAGCGCACGGTCCTCGACTCTGGTTTGTCCGTCCCTGAATTGGTTTCCACAGCCTGGGGTGCTGCCGCCAGCTTCCGTGGCACCGATAAACGTGGTGGTGCCAACGGCGCGCGGATTCGCCTGGCGCCGCAAAAGGATTGGGAGTCCAATGAGCCGCCGCGGCTGGCAAAGGTCCTGACAGCCCTTGAGCGCATCCAGAAAGACTTCAACGGCTCGCAGTCCGGCGGCAAGAAGGTTTCGCTCGCCGATCTGATTGTCCTCGGCGGGTGCGCTGCCGTCGAGGAAGCGGCCGGAAAGGCTGGATACAAAATTAGCGTCCCGTTCGCGCCGGGTCGCACCGATGCCTCGCAGGAACAGACGGATGAGAGCATCTTTGATGTGCTCGAACCGATCGGCGACGGGTTCCGCAACTATTTCCGAGCGGAAGACCCTGTGTCGCCGGAGACCCGTCTGCTGGACCGGGCCAACCTCTTAAAGCTGACCGCGCCCCAGATGACGGTTCTCGTCGGCGGCATGCGCATGCTCGGTGCAAACCACGGGCAATCGAAGCACGGCGTGTTCACCGACAAGCCGGGCACGTTGAGCAACGACTTCTTCGTGAACTTGCTCGACATCGGCACAGCGTGGAGACCTTCCGTCTCGGACAAGAACGTGTACGAGGGCAATGATCGCACTACGGGCAAGACCAGGTGGACAGCGACGGCTGCCGACCTCGTCTTCGGGGCGCATTCTCAATTGCGCGCGCTGGCCGAGGTCTACGCGTGCGACGACGGGAAGGAGAGATTCGTGCGCGACTTCGTGGCGGCGTGGAACAAGGTCATGAATCTCGATCGCTACGACCTGCTCGGCCGGGGAAACGGTCGACGCGCGGTTGCAGCCGCGCTCTAA
- a CDS encoding NADH:flavin oxidoreductase/NADH oxidase family protein: protein MTTSLFTPVQLPNGSLLPNRLAKAAMEENLADAGQLPGETIHRLYRSWAEGGAGLIVTGNVMIDGRALTGPGGIVLDANTPLAPFTRWSQAARSNGAQVWMQINHPGRQVRAAMGGKAWAPSAVPLALGKHSKLFAQPSAMNEDEISETIGRFVATAHAAEQAGFTGVEIHAAHGYLISQFLSPLTNRRSDRWGGDLANRARLLLEVVRAVRARVSPGFCVAVKLNSADFQRGGFSEEDARQVVLWLNELPVDLVELSGGSYESPAMQGNTADGRTLAREAYFLEFARDLAGVAAMPVMTTGGIRRRAVAEQVLNSGVAVVGMATALAVMPDLPARWRSGADLGAHIQPIEWRDRALAGLARMALVKRHLRMLGAGRAAPVQYSAVLTLILDQLRTRRLTRRYRQWKQEHA from the coding sequence ATGACTACATCGCTGTTTACACCCGTGCAGTTGCCCAACGGCAGCTTGTTGCCCAACCGTCTAGCCAAAGCGGCGATGGAAGAAAATCTTGCCGACGCGGGGCAGCTACCTGGCGAGACCATCCACCGCCTATACCGCTCGTGGGCCGAAGGTGGCGCAGGTCTTATCGTCACCGGCAACGTGATGATCGACGGCCGGGCTCTGACCGGGCCTGGCGGGATTGTGCTTGATGCCAATACGCCCCTTGCACCGTTCACGCGATGGTCACAAGCGGCACGCAGCAACGGTGCACAGGTGTGGATGCAGATCAACCATCCGGGCCGGCAGGTGCGGGCGGCGATGGGCGGCAAGGCGTGGGCGCCCTCGGCTGTCCCGTTGGCGCTCGGCAAACACAGCAAGCTGTTCGCGCAGCCGAGCGCCATGAACGAGGACGAGATCAGCGAGACCATTGGCCGCTTTGTGGCGACGGCGCACGCTGCCGAGCAGGCGGGGTTCACAGGCGTAGAAATTCACGCCGCGCATGGTTATTTGATCTCGCAGTTCCTTTCGCCGCTGACCAATCGCCGCTCCGACCGTTGGGGAGGCGATCTTGCCAATCGTGCCCGCCTGCTGCTGGAAGTGGTGCGCGCGGTACGCGCAAGGGTCTCACCGGGTTTTTGCGTGGCCGTCAAACTGAACTCCGCTGACTTTCAGCGCGGTGGCTTTTCGGAAGAGGACGCCCGGCAAGTCGTGCTGTGGCTGAATGAACTGCCGGTTGACCTGGTCGAGCTATCCGGGGGCAGCTATGAAAGCCCCGCGATGCAGGGCAACACCGCCGACGGCCGCACCCTCGCGCGCGAAGCCTATTTCCTCGAATTCGCCAGGGATCTGGCTGGCGTCGCCGCGATGCCTGTCATGACCACCGGCGGCATCCGGCGCCGCGCTGTGGCCGAGCAGGTGCTGAACAGTGGCGTCGCAGTCGTAGGCATGGCTACGGCGCTCGCCGTGATGCCCGATCTGCCTGCGCGCTGGCGGTCAGGCGCGGATCTGGGTGCGCACATTCAGCCGATTGAGTGGCGCGACCGGGCACTCGCGGGGCTCGCCCGCATGGCACTCGTCAAACGCCATCTGCGTATGCTCGGCGCAGGACGTGCGGCACCTGTCCAGTATTCCGCTGTCTTGACGTTGATCCTCGATCAACTGCGCACGCGCCGGCTGACGCGGCGTTATCGGCAATGGAAGCAGGAGCACGCATGA
- a CDS encoding MerR family transcriptional regulator produces the protein MRIGELAEKTGLAPSAIRFYEQSGLLPAPERSANGYRVYSDTAIGRLRMVQLAQNLGFPLDKLREALASDEDCPKEDLLRNLDTRLDEIKQLMTALRAQRKTLRTLRTTLSEAWAAGDCVDGVELANRLLAQQQEPSRRSKRSAR, from the coding sequence ATGAGAATCGGCGAACTGGCGGAAAAAACCGGCCTCGCGCCGTCAGCCATCCGCTTTTATGAGCAGAGCGGCTTGCTGCCCGCACCGGAGCGCAGTGCCAACGGTTATCGCGTCTACTCTGACACGGCCATCGGGCGCCTGCGCATGGTGCAGCTGGCGCAGAATCTGGGCTTCCCGCTCGACAAACTGCGTGAGGCCCTGGCCAGTGACGAGGATTGTCCGAAAGAGGATTTGCTGCGCAATCTCGATACGCGGCTCGACGAGATCAAGCAGCTCATGACCGCCCTGCGTGCGCAACGAAAGACGCTACGCACGCTTCGCACCACGCTCAGCGAAGCTTGGGCTGCGGGAGATTGTGTCGATGGCGTGGAGTTGGCCAATCGCCTCCTGGCACAGCAGCAGGAACCGTCGCGCCGATCAAAACGTAGCGCCCGATAG
- a CDS encoding MASE1 domain-containing protein → MVIIRGNSRFRLLLRTGFVALAYYAGAKVGLAYAIVGGAVSLVWPSSGIALVALLALGFEIAPGIVIGSFVANVSVGVPLPVAAAISAGATVAALTAAILLNRVARFQITLNRIKDVLALIVLAAALSTAVSALIGATALFGAGLVPVTEYGAAFLKWWLGDMMGVLVVAPPLFSFLTYSNPVRSAEQTVEACGLTIATFWVSYLIFDAPQLAGHGYYPAALAIFPFIIWAALRFDHLGTSIATLMVSVVAIWGTTHGTGPFAAESPVDSLVRWCTFANVVAVTGLLLVAARAQERRVHSLLQASHIELERRVQERTEDLEKTNNELKEEMARRRVLEGELIQIGDQQQRLFGRELHDGLGQHLTSLGLYSAALNQKLQTQGHPAAADAATIVGLVKQASLMTRRIAHGLDPVAMEYGGLAAALHALAETARTLNGIDCVLRIRPDVDLLDPPTQINLYRAAQEAVNNALKYSKGRHIWIDLERIGGLQTLSISDDGLGVGPEQMERASGLGLHNLRHRASLLGGSCTVARNALGGTTVAISYPLPEGPGHAREIV, encoded by the coding sequence ATGGTCATCATTCGGGGCAATTCCAGGTTTAGGCTCTTGCTGCGCACCGGGTTTGTGGCATTGGCGTACTACGCAGGCGCAAAAGTAGGTCTTGCTTATGCGATAGTGGGCGGCGCAGTGTCTCTGGTGTGGCCTTCCAGCGGCATCGCCCTTGTTGCGCTGCTCGCTCTGGGCTTCGAAATTGCCCCCGGAATCGTCATTGGCTCCTTCGTGGCCAACGTGTCCGTGGGCGTGCCCTTGCCCGTGGCCGCGGCGATTAGCGCAGGCGCTACAGTTGCAGCCTTGACGGCAGCAATACTGTTGAACCGCGTAGCCCGATTCCAGATCACCCTCAATCGCATCAAGGACGTGTTAGCCCTCATCGTCCTGGCTGCGGCGCTCAGTACGGCAGTGAGTGCGCTAATTGGCGCGACCGCTTTATTCGGAGCGGGCCTGGTGCCGGTCACCGAGTACGGCGCAGCCTTTCTGAAATGGTGGCTCGGTGACATGATGGGGGTCCTGGTCGTGGCCCCGCCCCTGTTCAGCTTCCTCACGTATTCGAACCCTGTCCGCTCCGCGGAGCAGACCGTAGAAGCGTGTGGACTGACCATTGCGACCTTCTGGGTGAGTTACCTCATCTTCGACGCCCCGCAACTTGCCGGTCACGGCTACTATCCTGCAGCCTTGGCGATCTTTCCGTTCATTATCTGGGCGGCTCTGCGCTTCGATCACCTGGGCACCAGCATCGCGACCTTGATGGTCTCAGTCGTGGCCATCTGGGGTACCACCCACGGCACGGGCCCCTTCGCCGCCGAATCTCCGGTGGATAGCCTCGTAAGGTGGTGCACCTTTGCGAACGTCGTGGCGGTAACCGGACTGCTGCTGGTGGCGGCACGTGCTCAGGAGCGGCGCGTCCATAGCCTGCTACAGGCATCCCACATCGAATTGGAACGGCGCGTCCAGGAGCGAACCGAAGACCTGGAGAAGACAAACAATGAACTAAAGGAGGAGATGGCGCGGCGCCGTGTGTTGGAAGGAGAACTGATCCAGATCGGCGATCAGCAGCAGAGACTCTTCGGCCGGGAACTGCATGACGGACTTGGGCAACACCTGACCAGCCTGGGTCTGTACAGCGCCGCCTTGAATCAGAAACTGCAGACGCAGGGCCACCCGGCCGCCGCCGATGCCGCTACCATCGTCGGATTGGTGAAGCAGGCGTCCTTGATGACCCGCAGGATTGCCCATGGCCTGGACCCGGTCGCCATGGAATATGGTGGCCTTGCGGCCGCACTTCATGCGCTGGCGGAGACGGCTCGCACGCTTAATGGCATAGACTGCGTGCTCCGGATCAGGCCAGATGTGGACTTACTGGATCCGCCGACGCAGATCAACCTGTACCGTGCGGCACAGGAAGCAGTCAACAACGCGCTGAAATATAGCAAAGGCCGTCACATTTGGATCGACCTGGAGCGCATAGGCGGTTTGCAGACGCTTTCAATCAGTGACGACGGGCTGGGCGTCGGCCCGGAACAAATGGAGCGTGCCTCAGGACTGGGACTTCACAACCTGCGTCACCGGGCGAGCCTTCTGGGCGGCTCTTGCACGGTGGCCCGCAATGCTTTGGGTGGCACCACGGTCGCCATCAGCTATCCGCTACCGGAGGGTCCGGGCCATGCACGGGAAATCGTCTAG
- a CDS encoding response regulator transcription factor has product MHGKSSSPGRATQILIVDDHPIIREGMTHLLNLQGDLHVCCAAGSAEEALAAMACQPDMAIVDISLQSDSGVDLVKTLRHRYPNLAILVLSMHDESLFAERALRAGANGYLMKLEATEHVVSAIREVLAGNIYLSAAMHEKLARSLAGPQKMPAGPIASLSEREFEVLHLIGLGFSTREIAAKLNRSVKTIEAHQANIKEKLNIRNGKELMRFAIQWIESQ; this is encoded by the coding sequence ATGCACGGGAAATCGTCTAGCCCTGGCCGTGCAACTCAAATTCTGATCGTGGATGACCACCCCATCATCCGGGAGGGGATGACGCACTTGCTGAATCTGCAAGGGGACCTGCACGTCTGCTGTGCGGCCGGCAGCGCCGAAGAAGCCTTGGCGGCGATGGCCTGCCAGCCCGACATGGCCATTGTGGACATCAGTCTGCAATCGGACTCCGGCGTGGATCTTGTCAAGACCCTCCGCCACCGCTACCCAAATTTGGCAATCCTCGTCCTCAGCATGCATGACGAAAGCCTGTTTGCCGAACGCGCACTACGGGCCGGGGCAAACGGGTATCTGATGAAACTCGAGGCCACAGAGCATGTCGTGAGCGCTATCCGCGAAGTGCTGGCAGGCAATATCTATTTGAGCGCCGCCATGCATGAAAAGCTGGCGCGGTCCCTTGCGGGTCCCCAAAAAATGCCGGCGGGCCCAATTGCGAGCCTTTCGGAACGGGAATTCGAGGTCCTGCACCTGATCGGACTCGGCTTCAGTACCCGCGAAATCGCCGCGAAACTGAATCGGAGCGTCAAGACCATCGAGGCACACCAAGCCAACATCAAAGAAAAGCTGAATATCCGTAACGGCAAGGAGCTGATGCGCTTCGCAATTCAGTGGATCGAGAGCCAATAG
- the pstS gene encoding phosphate ABC transporter substrate-binding protein PstS — translation MNTKFQRTVVVLISALISGTARDLWPVFRRIAVTCIVASQALAAQAEGGITGAGSSFFDPLVQKWAASYYDKTGQQVSFHPIGSGNGIDQLKAAKVNFGASDMPLKPDELRAFGLIQFPVAAGGLVPVVNLDGIAAGQLRLTGALLADIYLGKITEWNDAAIRAVNPGLALPDLKIVVVHRGDRSGSTFNLTNYLCAVSAQWREQVGSGLTVKWPVGINATNSQLVATYVKRIKGAIGYVELAYATPAHLAYAIVQNKSGAFVEPSAASFKAAVETVAWGREDDFYQIVTNPPGDQAWPIPGVVFILMKADSKDKAGANAALALFRWALIAGRGEAAAENYGTPPPDLVGEIEAYWAQNLTNGQVIGVAAVGSPKSRTSMMGRGRYDLPIRTEP, via the coding sequence ATGAACACCAAATTCCAGCGAACCGTTGTCGTTCTGATCTCCGCACTCATTTCCGGAACGGCCCGCGACCTATGGCCGGTGTTTCGACGTATCGCGGTTACGTGCATCGTCGCGAGCCAAGCGTTGGCAGCGCAGGCGGAAGGAGGAATCACGGGCGCCGGCTCGAGCTTCTTCGATCCCCTGGTGCAGAAGTGGGCCGCCTCCTATTACGACAAAACCGGCCAGCAGGTGAGTTTTCATCCCATTGGCTCGGGGAACGGCATTGATCAGCTGAAAGCGGCTAAGGTGAATTTCGGCGCCTCGGACATGCCGCTGAAACCAGACGAATTGCGCGCGTTTGGACTCATCCAATTTCCGGTGGCGGCGGGCGGCCTCGTGCCGGTGGTCAACCTCGATGGCATTGCCGCAGGACAGCTTCGCTTGACGGGTGCGCTGCTGGCGGACATCTACTTGGGCAAGATCACCGAATGGAACGACGCGGCCATCAGGGCGGTCAATCCCGGCCTTGCGCTCCCTGATCTGAAAATCGTCGTGGTGCATCGCGGCGATCGCTCCGGGTCGACCTTCAACTTGACGAACTACCTGTGCGCGGTGAGTGCGCAATGGCGCGAGCAGGTGGGCAGCGGCCTGACGGTCAAATGGCCCGTGGGAATCAACGCCACGAACAGCCAGCTCGTCGCCACATATGTCAAGCGGATCAAGGGCGCGATCGGCTATGTCGAACTGGCCTACGCCACGCCGGCGCACCTGGCCTATGCGATCGTTCAGAATAAAAGTGGCGCGTTTGTCGAGCCGTCGGCCGCGAGTTTCAAGGCTGCGGTGGAAACAGTGGCTTGGGGTCGTGAGGACGATTTCTACCAAATCGTCACCAATCCGCCGGGCGACCAAGCCTGGCCGATTCCTGGTGTCGTATTCATCTTGATGAAAGCCGACTCCAAGGACAAGGCTGGCGCGAACGCTGCGCTAGCGCTCTTCCGGTGGGCCCTCATCGCGGGTCGGGGAGAGGCAGCCGCTGAAAATTACGGCACCCCGCCGCCGGACTTAGTCGGGGAAATAGAAGCGTATTGGGCCCAGAACCTGACCAACGGGCAAGTCATCGGAGTCGCCGCCGTCGGCTCGCCGAAGAGCCGGACAAGCATGATGGGCCGCGGGAGATATGACTTGCCCATCCGGACGGAGCCTTGA
- a CDS encoding DUF4148 domain-containing protein, with protein sequence MKTLTLIPIAALTLCTTLAYAGDTTDTSSTASDSNAAMTSDAVGGTSVGSSGSGALRGKTRAEVKQELQRAQQDGTLDRLNALYGGQ encoded by the coding sequence ATGAAGACTCTGACTTTGATCCCTATAGCCGCATTGACGTTGTGCACCACGCTCGCCTATGCGGGTGACACCACTGACACATCCAGCACGGCCTCCGACAGCAACGCAGCTATGACGTCGGACGCCGTCGGCGGTACGTCCGTGGGCAGTAGCGGGAGCGGTGCCCTCCGTGGCAAGACTCGCGCGGAGGTCAAACAGGAATTGCAGCGCGCCCAGCAGGACGGCACGCTGGATCGCTTGAACGCGCTCTACGGCGGACAGTGA
- a CDS encoding DUF1989 domain-containing protein, with the protein MLNYPAAYQSTKGSALDVDKAFYQRVASQHDTRTLVESIVVPIRAGQAWTVLAGHVFRIVTIEGPQVADLNMWSLHNPRERMWASRTRQLQQAHVSTFDRLWSTLPFLRPMVTITDDSLAGYGVDEHGGRVHDLLGTRCDPYVNRMLTGEDFHFHCHSNLTRAIAPYGLTEYDVHDVLNVFQCTGLNLEDKYFMKACPAKKGDYLEFFAEIDLLCALSTCPGGDLSLPMWGPDARDPLEVCRPLGIEIYRLAPQMLDGWAPPSVAAYKGQHGMTLQQPQWKCGC; encoded by the coding sequence ATGTTGAACTACCCTGCCGCTTATCAATCCACCAAGGGTTCCGCACTCGACGTCGATAAGGCGTTCTATCAACGCGTCGCTTCACAGCACGACACCCGCACGCTGGTCGAATCGATCGTCGTGCCGATCCGCGCGGGTCAGGCGTGGACCGTGCTGGCCGGCCATGTGTTTCGTATCGTGACGATCGAAGGTCCGCAGGTGGCCGACCTGAATATGTGGAGCCTGCACAACCCGCGCGAGCGCATGTGGGCCTCGCGCACGCGCCAGTTGCAGCAGGCGCACGTGAGCACGTTCGACCGTCTGTGGTCGACGCTGCCGTTCCTGCGCCCGATGGTGACGATCACGGATGACAGCCTCGCCGGCTACGGCGTCGACGAGCATGGCGGCCGCGTCCACGACCTGCTCGGTACGCGGTGCGACCCCTATGTGAACCGGATGCTGACCGGCGAGGATTTCCATTTCCACTGCCACTCCAACCTCACACGCGCGATCGCTCCGTACGGATTGACCGAATACGACGTGCACGATGTGCTCAACGTCTTCCAGTGCACCGGCCTGAATCTGGAAGACAAATATTTCATGAAAGCATGCCCGGCAAAGAAGGGCGACTACCTCGAATTCTTTGCCGAGATCGACTTGCTGTGCGCGCTGTCGACCTGTCCGGGCGGCGATCTCTCGTTGCCGATGTGGGGGCCGGACGCGCGCGATCCGCTGGAGGTGTGCCGACCACTCGGCATCGAGATTTACCGGCTTGCACCGCAGATGCTGGATGGATGGGCGCCGCCATCCGTCGCTGCGTACAAGGGGCAGCATGGAATGACACTGCAGCAGCCGCAATGGAAATGCGGTTGTTGA
- a CDS encoding ABC transporter substrate-binding protein: MKTLFLVPLCAALFSFSVAAYAQVDQSDPQALIKTATQQIFDEVRTRAIEPDDIPRIMDIVNRDILPYTDFRRTTSLTMGRYWRTATPAQQQQMVEQFKMLLIHTYSGAVGQLRADQQIEYPPSRIAPTDTDAVVRTIAMKNGQPAEIDYRLYKTPQGWRLYDLNVLGVWLIQTYRQQFSDKIQQSGVDGLIQFLTERNQQLASGKQ; the protein is encoded by the coding sequence ATGAAGACTCTATTTCTGGTCCCTCTTTGCGCAGCTTTGTTCTCGTTCAGCGTTGCGGCGTACGCGCAAGTCGACCAATCAGACCCGCAGGCGCTGATCAAGACCGCAACGCAGCAGATATTCGACGAGGTGCGTACCCGGGCGATCGAGCCGGACGATATCCCCCGCATCATGGATATCGTGAACAGGGACATACTTCCTTACACCGATTTTCGCCGCACCACGTCGCTCACAATGGGCCGCTACTGGAGGACGGCGACACCGGCGCAGCAGCAGCAAATGGTCGAGCAGTTCAAGATGCTCCTGATTCATACGTATTCGGGCGCTGTTGGTCAGCTCCGGGCGGATCAACAGATCGAGTACCCGCCGTCGCGCATCGCTCCAACCGATACGGACGCGGTGGTGCGCACGATCGCAATGAAGAACGGACAGCCGGCGGAGATCGACTACCGGTTGTACAAGACGCCGCAGGGCTGGCGTTTATATGACCTGAACGTGCTCGGCGTTTGGCTGATCCAGACCTATCGGCAGCAGTTCAGCGACAAGATCCAGCAAAGCGGCGTGGACGGTCTGATCCAGTTTCTCACTGAGCGTAACCAGCAGCTTGCTTCGGGAAAACAGTAA